GGGGGCCTTTTTCGGTACGGAACTCGTACGGAGGGAACTCGGCATTGGTCGCAATCCTCAATACTGGGCCACTCGCAGAATCAAGTTTATAATGATAATCGCCCGTACCACCGATATACGATGCAAAAATAGAATCATAGACGCCCATCGTCCGCATCTGGATGAGCGCCATATTCACAGTATCAAGCAGGCCCCAATTCTTCTTGGCAACAATTCCCGCATATGATTCTTCCATAAAGACTTCATCAAGAATACGCAGGGACTGGTACTTGCCTTCAAAGACAGAAGCCGGAGCGTCGTCACCCAACACCGCATCTACATCGCCACGACGAAGCGCCTGGACGGCCTCTTCCAGGGTCGGATACTTTTCCACCTGAATCTTGGCTGTATCGCCACCAAAATCGGCTGCATAAACTTCAGCGGTACTCGCCTCCAGTACACCAACCTTCTTATTCGCTAAATCATTAATTGCAAAGACACGATTTTCTGGGACATTGGACTTTCCGCATCCCGTAAAGCAAATGCAAAACGCAATCAGTACCCCCCAAAACCACTTCGCTCTCATCGTTACATAAACCTCACAATATACTTACATCAGTTTCAATATAGTAAAAGAAGCCCCCAAAGAGGCTTCGATGGCATCATAAAAAGCAATTCCAGCCTAATTTAGTCAGGATTTGCCGCTAAAATAAGAGCATCGGGGGCCAATGTCCCGCCTTCGGACGTTCCTTGAACTCCGCTCCAGGCATAAAATCGGCCAAGGCCATCGTCATCGACGGAGGAATCGCCCGGTCCATGCGACCATAGAGGACCTGTACGCCACCACCTGCCGTATCAACCGAGGATTCAATGCGATTCTTTGCCATGTACTCCAGTCCCAAGCGCAACGCCTCAGGTTTTATGCGTTTGGCACATTTCAACCAGTCGTCCTGCCATTCCCCCAGTTCATCTTCAAGCAACTCATAAAACGCATTGATCGTCGCATCCGACGCAGTCAGTGTCTGATGAGCAATAAAGGAGAGGTTTTCTGCAGTCCACTCGCTTTCTTCGGAACAGTAATCCGCAAAAGGAGACAACAGAATCCAGCGTTGTCCCTTAGGCCGGGAAGCAGCATTCTTCAACAAGGCAAAAGCACCCAGTCCCCACCCCACGACAGTCGATGCCGAGGCAAGGTCCGGTTCTCCATACAAATGATCTAAATACGAAACCATTTTTTCGTAAGGAACAAAAAGATGGTCCGCCTCTGGCGACACCGTCGCCAGTTCGTCTTCCCACAACCCCATATCCGAGGCAAAATCCGGGAGCCATATCCATTTTTCTTTCATAACACGTTCCTAGAATTCTGTTCGTAATACATTCCTAAATATACAGAGTTTTTTAGAAATGGAACAATTCTCAGAAAAAAAATTCAAATTCGTCCATTTTTCATATTCCAATGTGGAATATTCTGAATGAAAAATAAAGTTCATAATCCACTTTTTTGCGATAAACATTATATTTTCAAGGTGATGTTTCAGAGAAATAAATTCATTTTTCGTTTTTTCATTTTTTTCTGCTTGAGCCTTGCGCTTTCCGCATGGGCAGAAACATCGACCGAAGCCCCTAGATACCCGCAAAGGCCCTCCGAAAGCAACATCTACGACGACAATCACTTATTAAATGCATCCGAGACTAGCCTTTTCAACAGCCTTGCGGACGAACTCTACCGAAAGACAGGCATCGAACTCACCTGCGTCCTGCTAGACGACATCGGACACGTGAACCAGTTCGAAAAAAGTGAACGCTACGCCCAGAATACCGCCAAGGAATGGAACCTCGGCAGGCAAACCGCCGAAGGAATCATGATCTTTGTCGCCCAGAAGCAGCGTTGGAAGAACATTGTCGTCACGCCAGCTCTAGAAAAAAACTTTGACGAAAAGACACTCGCCAAAATTCAGCAAAAGACACTGATTCCGGCATTCCGTGAATACAACTATGGCGAAGGAATTCTTTCCCTGTCTTACGCACTCGCCCAGATGGGCGCCAAAGCCAAGGGGAAACAACTCGACATCGATGCCACCCCCTACAAGCTGAGCGAAAACAGCGTTCCCGCACTCATGATCCTGTTCATCCTCTTTGTATTCTTCTTGCTCCTCATGGCCAAATTCAGCGGAGGCCGTGGCAACGGCATTCTCTGGTTCCTGTTCGGAGGCGCCATCAAGAACAAGAAAAAAGATGAAGCAGAAGTCGGGTTCGGCGGAGGATTCGGCGGCTCCCCGAAAGGTTTCGGAGGCGGTTTCGGAAACGGACTCGGCGGAGGATTCAGCAGCGGAATGGGCGGAGGATCTTCGTTCGGCAACGGAATAGGACGATTCGGAAAAAGGGATGACCTTTGGTGAGGTAGATTATGAAAAAGAACTTGAGCATCGTAGAACTGCAAAGATCCAAATGGCCGGGCATGTTGATGCAGGCTCTGGGCGACAACCTGATTTCAGCTTTTATCCACGGCGACGGGCTCGTGGAAGGTTTCAATGCACTTGAAACCCCCTGGACAGTGAGTTTTATCCTTCGCGACAATTCCACCGAAAAAATCAAGCCGTTGCAGGAATTGCTGAATGACGCAAAAAAAGAAAACGTGGAGTTCCGTTACTTTTTCACCCTTAAAGAAATCCAGACCTCCGAAGACGTCTTCCCGCTAGAATTCCTGCACATTGCAAACAGGAATGTCGCTCTCGCCGGTGCAAAGCCGCTCCCCAACTACGAACC
The window above is part of the Fibrobacter sp. UWH4 genome. Proteins encoded here:
- a CDS encoding alpha/beta fold hydrolase, whose amino-acid sequence is MKEKWIWLPDFASDMGLWEDELATVSPEADHLFVPYEKMVSYLDHLYGEPDLASASTVVGWGLGAFALLKNAASRPKGQRWILLSPFADYCSEESEWTAENLSFIAHQTLTASDATINAFYELLEDELGEWQDDWLKCAKRIKPEALRLGLEYMAKNRIESSVDTAGGGVQVLYGRMDRAIPPSMTMALADFMPGAEFKERPKAGHWPPMLLF
- a CDS encoding transporter substrate-binding domain-containing protein, producing MRAKWFWGVLIAFCICFTGCGKSNVPENRVFAINDLANKKVGVLEASTAEVYAADFGGDTAKIQVEKYPTLEEAVQALRRGDVDAVLGDDAPASVFEGKYQSLRILDEVFMEESYAGIVAKKNWGLLDTVNMALIQMRTMGVYDSIFASYIGGTGDYHYKLDSASGPVLRIATNAEFPPYEFRTEKGPQGIDIEIARYIADFMERPLEIVDIDFDEIIAAVDSGKADIGLAALSVTEERERIVNFTDHYAKSKIVVIVRSGEEESTLQRIKDTLFGD
- a CDS encoding TPM domain-containing protein, encoding MSLALSAWAETSTEAPRYPQRPSESNIYDDNHLLNASETSLFNSLADELYRKTGIELTCVLLDDIGHVNQFEKSERYAQNTAKEWNLGRQTAEGIMIFVAQKQRWKNIVVTPALEKNFDEKTLAKIQQKTLIPAFREYNYGEGILSLSYALAQMGAKAKGKQLDIDATPYKLSENSVPALMILFILFVFFLLLMAKFSGGRGNGILWFLFGGAIKNKKKDEAEVGFGGGFGGSPKGFGGGFGNGLGGGFSSGMGGGSSFGNGIGRFGKRDDLW